In Helianthus annuus cultivar XRQ/B chromosome 9, HanXRQr2.0-SUNRISE, whole genome shotgun sequence, the following are encoded in one genomic region:
- the LOC110876843 gene encoding uncharacterized protein LOC110876843: MAYGTAPNVFDKYLKMFECTIRLCIYKFSKTVITLYGRRYLRRPTPSDIQALYAAHEARHGFQGMLDSIDCTHWEWQNCPNAWQGQYMRGDYPHLTIMLEATTSGDFWIWHAFFGIAGSSNDINVLDLSPIFDDIVNRTTPDSSFHLRGTTYKLGYYLADGISGICDNGESV, encoded by the coding sequence GAGTGTACTATAAGGTTATGCATTTACAAATTTAGTAAAACTGTAATTACTTTGTATGGTAGGAGATATTTAAGAAGACCGACACCGAGCGACATTCAAGCTTTATACGCAGCACATGAAGCTAGACACGGCTTCCAAGGGATGCTCGATAGCATTGATTGCACACATTGGGAGTGGCAAAATTGCCCTAATGCCTGGCAAGGTCAATATATGCGTGGTGATTATCCCCATCTTACCATAATGCTTGAGGCTACGACATCTGGTGACTTTTGGATTTGGCATGCATTCTTTGGCATTGCCGGATCCAGCAATGATATTAATGTATTAGATTTGTCGCCTATCTTCGACGATATAGTAAATAGAACCACGCCAGACTCTTCGTTTCATCTTAGAGGAACAACATATAAGCTTGGCTATTATCTTGCCGATGGTATATCCGGAATATGCGACAATGGTGAAAGCGTATAA